The sequence below is a genomic window from Leptospira ryugenii.
AGATCCAAGATATAGCCGCAAGGTGATCAAAATAGAATATGTACTCACGGAAGAATACGTTGCCTATCGAATCACAGATGAAGGAAAGGGTTTTGATCACAAACAAATCCTTTCCAGATCATTAGAATCTTTGAATGAGGCACACGAGCAGCATGGCAGGGGTATCCATATGACAAAGTCAGTTTTTGACAGAGTTGAGTACAATGACTCCGGAAACCAAGTTCGGTTGATTAAATACTTCCGGCATTAGGCATTGCGTTCCCAATCCAATACCCACCACTCATTCCATTCTTTTTGGTGTATGAGTTTTCCAGGTAGATGGCTCTGTAGCAATAGAATGAAATCGTCTTTTTTTTCGGTGATGATTCCCGAAAAAATAAATCGTTTTGATTTCATCTTTGCCAAATGACGTATATTTTGTGAAAGTACTGCAAAGGTTATGTTTGCGATGATGAGATCAAACTGACTCTCAAAACAGAGAGAGTGGTCTAAACCAGATTCTTCTACTCGAAACGAGATCTCTTTTGTAAAGTCATTGTCTTGCCAATTGGACCATGCTGCTTTCACTGCATTTGGATCAATATCCAAGGCAAAGATTTTTTTACTTCCTAGCTTTGCTAAACCTATCGAAAGGATGCCACTCCCTGTCCCCAAATCAGCAACTGTCGGGAATGCGAACTTATCTTTTTCTCTGAGTTCATCCAGATATTCTAAAATCAGTTTTGTTGTCTCATGGTGTCCTGTTCCAAAAGCGACTCCAGGATTGATAAATAGGGGAATCCCATCTTGGTCTTTCCATAGGTTTATGACCTTTGGTTCATTTTTCTCCCAAGTTGGTATCACCCAAATTTTTTTTCCAATAGAGAATGGCTTGTAGTACTCTTTGTACGCCTCTTCATAATCTCTTGTTTCTATGAAACGTGTCTCAAAACTCAATTGTTCCGGGAAATTGGCTTTCAAGAAGATTAGTATTTGGAGTTCTTTTTCAATATCCTCTCTAAGCAAATAAATTCGGATGTTTGTAAAATCTTTTATAAGACCTTGGTTTGGCTCTTTTGGGGATTCACCATCAAAAAGGATTTCATAATACCCAGCAACCTGTAGCTCATCCAAGAGAGCATATAAGATATCTGAATGTTCCTTGGGTAGACTAACTTTGATTTCGCGGTATTCCAGCTTAGCCTACTTCGTCGGTATAATCCATGACTAGATACATCAAAGTCTCCTGGTCAGTTGGATTTGAATATTCATGAGCGACATCAGCCTTAAAAAAAACAGAATCTCTTGGTTCTAGTTCCACAACCTTTTCACCAACGCGAAGCCTAAGTTTACCAGAAACAACGACAATGTTTTCTGTGGTGCCAGTTTTGTGAGGCTCCGCAACTTCATGTCCGCCAGGCTTTAGCACGAGTTCATAAAATTCTGTTTTACGGTTTCCCAAAAAGGGGAAGAGGGCACGGCTAGCAAAGACCTTTGAGTTTGAAAACAATACCTTGGAATTTTCCGCTTTTAAGACATGCACTCCATCTTGGTCTTTTTCTTTTAGGAGTTCTGAAAATGGAACGCTCAAACCATTCGCAATTTTCCAGAGAACTGAGATGGTAGGCACCGATTTGCCTTGTTCAATTTGAGATAGCATGGCACGGCTGACACCGCAGCGGTTTGCCAATTTGTCCAGGGAGAAGCCCTTGGTATGGCGGATGAGCTTTAAGTTCTCTTTGACGACTTCCGTTATATAATCCCCCGATTCGGATAAGCTGAAATCTTTGTCATCTTCTGCGGGTTCAAGTTTAGTGGCCATGGTTCTATGTTCAATATAACAGAGGAATCGTCAAGAATTATCGTTGTCTGCCTGTCTTTTTCTCTTCGATGACAAAAACAGGAAGGGATTTGTTGTGCAATTTGGCTCGTGAAAGCACTTCTTTGGCCGTTCCTCGGTAGCTCGTTTCATATTCAGTTGAAATGTCTAGGTGCAAAAAAATCCGCCTGTCTCCTGGAACAATTTTGGAAAGTGATTCTAGCACGTGTTTGGTTCTGTAAGCTGTTTCATACAAAACTAAAGTCATTCCGAGAGATAGGTATCGTTTCAGTTCTTGTTCCCGTACCCTTTGTTCTTTGGGTAAAAAACCAAGGAACAAAAAGGGTGAACTTTGGAATCCAGATGCTGTAAGGGCAGCCATCGCTGCAGTTGGTCCTGGGCCCACACTCACTTGGATCCCGTATTCCCAGGCAAGAGGCACCAATTTTTTGGCTGGGTCTTCTATTCCAGGACTGCCAGAGTCCGATATCATACAGGCAAGAGCTGTATTCAATAACCTAGTAAGCAGATCCTCTGTTTCCTGTTTGTCGCTGTGTTCGTTAAAGAGGATAAAGTCCTTTTCTATGCCTAACTTTTTTAGCAAAGTGGAAGTTGTCCTTGCCTCCTCTCCGATGATCAGGTCAGCACTTTGTAGAAGTTCTTTCGTACGCGGTGGTAAATCTTTTTCGTTACCAATGTGGTTAGAAACTAAGACAAGCTTTGGTGACAATGTCTACGCCTCAAAAAAAGGTTGGAGAAGTAGGCCACTTTTTTGGCATGCAGTCCGAAACTCTAATGAGCCTTTATCAATACCAATTCCTTTTTTTGCATAGCATAACATTGGATAATCGTTCATACTATCTCCGAATGCAAGGTCTGGTGTTTTGCCAATGAAGTGTTGTATAGCCTTTACTTTTCCATCTCCATAGGTATACGGTTCTATGATTTCAGCGGTTGTTTTTTGATTTTCGTCTAATGTTTGTTTCATTCCCAAAACTTTTGATTCTTCCAAGCCAAAAAAAGAGATGATAGCTCTGATTCCCAATTCAGGAGAGGCAGTCACTACATAAATCTCCCAATTATACATTTGTAAAAAAGCAATGAGATCTAACATTTCAGGTTGGGGAAACACAGCTAAAGCATCTTTTTTTCTGCTTACTTCATTCCATTTTACTCGGCTAAAGGAATTAAATTCGGAAATCGAAAATCCTTGGAATAAAAAAGAGGTCCAACGGTAGGCACTCTCGACTCCATCTTCCTTTAGTCGGTGGCTATACTCTTCCCAGAGACGAACTTCTTTTTCAGCTAGGGGTTTTGTATGGTGGTCCTTCCAGAAGGCTGTATCTTGGAAGTAGTGAGAAAGATCCTTGGGCAAAAAAGGCATACCTTCCTTGACAATGGCCTCCATAAGCCTTTCCCCAAAATCATTGTGGATGAGCGTATTATCAAAATCGAAACAAGCTAAACCCGGGCGATCTGGGATACGCTGTGTTAAAAAAGAGAAAACCTCATCCGACCACCTTTTCTTTTCCAAACCCTGTTTCACTAATTCTTCGCTACACTGACTGCGCTGGTATTGAGTCCTTCTTCAAATGGGCTTAAGAAATTTTCGGGGTTGAGATACACATTGTGGTAGCGCACTTCAAAATGGACATGGGGACCTGTGGACTTTCCTGTGTTTCCAGAGAAAGCGATGATCTGTCCTTTTTTCACGATATCACCCGCCTTTACCAAGACCTCGGTGTTGTGTCCGTAGACGGTATGGAAATGGTTCATTTCGTTATGGTAGATCTTCACGGTATTGCCGTAGTCTCCGCTTCTCCCTGCGATCTCTACAACGCCATCAGCGGCAGCTAGTACGATCGACTCTCGGGGGATGGCAATGTCCACACCTGTGTGTAAGGAATTCCAGCGGCGGCCAATCCTGGAGGTGATTTTGGTTCTGCTATTGGGTAGTACAGGCCAGATGAATTGGTCGATTTGGGATTCGATGGCCTCTCGGAATTGTCCCTGTTTCTCTAAGGATTCAGCATATTCTGCGCCATAGGGGAGGAAGAGGAAACGCTTTGGGGCATTTTTCTCTTTCTCGGAAAGGGCATTGAGGGCAATGACGTCTTCCCAATCGGAACCTAGTTCGGCAACTTTCTCTTCCAAGGTCTTTCTTTCTGTTTTGAAATTGATCCAGACTCCCCAATAGTTTTGGTATCTCTGGAATACATGGTTGTCTAGATAAACGGGCTCATTTCGCTTCTTTTGGTAGGCGGCGAATGCTGAAACACTCACGACGAGTAGGATGGCACCCAATACACTGAACATTGATCTTTTTCGTTTCATCTTTTTCGGCCTCACATTTTATTGTGCACTGCCAAAATCTCAAGCCATCTCCCTTGGTCAAGGAATTTGGAAGCCTAGAAATGTCTCATCTGAGGTTTTTTTGTGACATAATCGATACATTCCGACTGCTATGTGCTTTAGAAAAGGGGGCCAAAACCCACTGGAGGGAGTGGCCCATAAGATTAGAATTGTTCTAAATATTAGCTTTTGTTAGGTGGAGTGTTTGGTTTTTGTAAAAATGGAAACCTGCCATCATCAGAAAGCTAATCCCAACGGCATAGGAGATCCAACCTAGACCAAAGTAGCCTAGTAACAAAAAGCCAAAGAGCAAACGAGTGATCTCAAGTGAGCTTGCCCAAGACTTTCCTTCTATCATTCCGTTGATGGATGTCAGAGACAGGGTGACCCAGAGAGCAAAGAGGATTTGCGAAAGTAAGGTGAATTTGGTCACAAACAATAGAAAGGCAAAAGAGATTAAAAGGACTCCCACAAACCAAGCAGTCGTATACCGCCTCACCTCAGAACTTGGTTCTGGGTCGTACTTAGCAAATGTCTCAGGGCTAACATTGGGGATGGGAAGGTAATGGGCAGGCTCATCTCCCTTCGGCGGAACCCAGCCAGGGCGTTTCCAAAATACGCAGATCTTGTTCCAAATGCCTTTGGTTTGGAATGCTTGGACGATCAGTTCCCAATAGTAATGCACGTTGGCATACACAGGATTGAAACTTCGGAGTGGTTTGACAGTTCCATAAACACAGGGTTCCGTTTCTTCTTGGAAGGTTCCAAAGAGTCTGTCCCAAATGATAAAGATCCCGCCATGATTTCTATCTATGTAAATGGGATTGATGGCATGGTGTACTCGGTGGTGTGAAGGAGTCGATAGAAAAAACTCACCCCATTTCCCGATTTTATCTACCGCTTTGGTATGCACCCAAAATTGGTAGATCAAGTTGATCTGTCCGCTTGCCAAGTACATCCAAGGATGGAAACCCAAAACTGCCAAGGGAACATAAAAGACCCAACTAATGATCCCACCAAGGCCCGT
It includes:
- a CDS encoding helix-turn-helix domain-containing protein; amino-acid sequence: MATKLEPAEDDKDFSLSESGDYITEVVKENLKLIRHTKGFSLDKLANRCGVSRAMLSQIEQGKSVPTISVLWKIANGLSVPFSELLKEKDQDGVHVLKAENSKVLFSNSKVFASRALFPFLGNRKTEFYELVLKPGGHEVAEPHKTGTTENIVVVSGKLRLRVGEKVVELEPRDSVFFKADVAHEYSNPTDQETLMYLVMDYTDEVG
- a CDS encoding 50S ribosomal protein L11 methyltransferase, encoding MEYREIKVSLPKEHSDILYALLDELQVAGYYEILFDGESPKEPNQGLIKDFTNIRIYLLREDIEKELQILIFLKANFPEQLSFETRFIETRDYEEAYKEYYKPFSIGKKIWVIPTWEKNEPKVINLWKDQDGIPLFINPGVAFGTGHHETTKLILEYLDELREKDKFAFPTVADLGTGSGILSIGLAKLGSKKIFALDIDPNAVKAAWSNWQDNDFTKEISFRVEESGLDHSLCFESQFDLIIANITFAVLSQNIRHLAKMKSKRFIFSGIITEKKDDFILLLQSHLPGKLIHQKEWNEWWVLDWERNA
- a CDS encoding sterol desaturase family protein, coding for MFENFVPPPFVTYAIPGFFVLIGLEVAYGAWKQRLLYRLTDSIADLSTGILSQLWGLFQKGIGLFAYFYVYEHFRVFEFALNNPWAWVLCIIGQDFCYYWFHRLAHEVNILWAGHVIHHHSEEYNLVVALRQTGLGGIISWVFYVPLAVLGFHPWMYLASGQINLIYQFWVHTKAVDKIGKWGEFFLSTPSHHRVHHAINPIYIDRNHGGIFIIWDRLFGTFQEETEPCVYGTVKPLRSFNPVYANVHYYWELIVQAFQTKGIWNKICVFWKRPGWVPPKGDEPAHYLPIPNVSPETFAKYDPEPSSEVRRYTTAWFVGVLLISFAFLLFVTKFTLLSQILFALWVTLSLTSINGMIEGKSWASSLEITRLLFGFLLLGYFGLGWISYAVGISFLMMAGFHFYKNQTLHLTKANI
- a CDS encoding M23 family metallopeptidase — its product is MKRKRSMFSVLGAILLVVSVSAFAAYQKKRNEPVYLDNHVFQRYQNYWGVWINFKTERKTLEEKVAELGSDWEDVIALNALSEKEKNAPKRFLFLPYGAEYAESLEKQGQFREAIESQIDQFIWPVLPNSRTKITSRIGRRWNSLHTGVDIAIPRESIVLAAADGVVEIAGRSGDYGNTVKIYHNEMNHFHTVYGHNTEVLVKAGDIVKKGQIIAFSGNTGKSTGPHVHFEVRYHNVYLNPENFLSPFEEGLNTSAVSVAKN
- the rsmI gene encoding 16S rRNA (cytidine(1402)-2'-O)-methyltransferase; translation: MSPKLVLVSNHIGNEKDLPPRTKELLQSADLIIGEEARTTSTLLKKLGIEKDFILFNEHSDKQETEDLLTRLLNTALACMISDSGSPGIEDPAKKLVPLAWEYGIQVSVGPGPTAAMAALTASGFQSSPFLFLGFLPKEQRVREQELKRYLSLGMTLVLYETAYRTKHVLESLSKIVPGDRRIFLHLDISTEYETSYRGTAKEVLSRAKLHNKSLPVFVIEEKKTGRQR
- a CDS encoding HAD family hydrolase, whose amino-acid sequence is MKQGLEKKRWSDEVFSFLTQRIPDRPGLACFDFDNTLIHNDFGERLMEAIVKEGMPFLPKDLSHYFQDTAFWKDHHTKPLAEKEVRLWEEYSHRLKEDGVESAYRWTSFLFQGFSISEFNSFSRVKWNEVSRKKDALAVFPQPEMLDLIAFLQMYNWEIYVVTASPELGIRAIISFFGLEESKVLGMKQTLDENQKTTAEIIEPYTYGDGKVKAIQHFIGKTPDLAFGDSMNDYPMLCYAKKGIGIDKGSLEFRTACQKSGLLLQPFFEA